A segment of the Sander lucioperca isolate FBNREF2018 chromosome 7, SLUC_FBN_1.2, whole genome shotgun sequence genome:
TGAAGGCTTTACAGAACTTTTTTTCAGCAGACATGACAGGAAAAGCAGGTCAAAGATGACATAAATGATGGCGTCATTACATTAAGTGCTCCAGTAATCACCTAATAGGACAattaattacacctgtgcttttttctGCTAAATGCCTGCCACGAACAGGGTATGGCAGTAACATGGTTCTTTCTGTGTGCTCGGTCTGGATTGTACTGTTGCCTGTTTGAGGCCCCCAGACAGTGAGTGGATAAGGAGAATGACAAGTGTCAGTGAGTGAAAACAGACAATGGGCAACCATTGTCCCTACTGATAAGGAAAATTAAATTCCTTCTCAGTTTTATCTAGTTGGAAAACAGCCATAATGAAGGTATGCAAGATAGCATGGGCCAATAGGGTAAGACTTTCCCCAAGAAAGATAAATAGAAAATGATTTTCTCCTCTAAAAAATAGATGACTACATGGGAAACTAAAACATGAGCACcagcctttgtttttttttaagagtggtTATTGCACTAAAGTCTGGAATCTACAATGACCACCCAGTTGATGTTCAAGCAGGTCAAACGTGGCGCTGACAAAACACAGACCTAAGAGCATGCACCCTGCACTACACCTCAGTACACCTCTAAGGTTTTATTTCCCTTCCATGCAAAAACACCCAATGATTTACTACAATCTAAGTCAGAGCAAAACGCATAATTTAAACTTCCTGTTTGGTTTCCCTGCGCACACTGACAAATTCTTGAAATTATTCCACAGCACAGGCCCACTTGACTGGCTCAGTGGCATAGTCCCAGAACTGCGTCTGGGCCGATTAAAACAGGATGTAAATGACCTTCGCTGCTCTTTCATCACAAAGCACTTCTTAGGCTTTACAACCCtgcccctccctgtctctctctctctctctcccacctctGTCATCTCAGAGAAGAAGGGGGGAAAGTCATTAGGCACAAATGGGGAGGAGAGAATAGCTAGTGGTTGCAATCACCATTAAAGTCAGGGCAAAGCTCAGAGCCActgagagacagtgagaggaCTGCACTGGGGAATATCTGCCCAGGGAATACAATATGTTTTCAGCCCATTAAGTTGGATAAACAAATGGCTGACTGTAGGAGATGCTGAGAGTCATGGACATCATCAGGAAAACACTGGGAAGTAGGTGTTGTTCAATTCTCATTATGATCATCTTTACGCTTATTATGTTTTCTGTTGACAACTCGTGAtgcttattttcattgtcgtTTTCATGGCTTTTATCAGATGAAAGGGTGTCATTCAGCATCATAATGTAATTATGATACAGGATTACAGCTTCATAATGCAGATGCAGTATTACAAAGATGCATTACTTTGTcgcaaacttttttttgtttttctcaagaTCAATAACTCCAGAGGGGTGGTGAGGAGCATTAATGGGATGCCATGAAATGTACTTAGAGCCTATCTCAGTGCAACCCTTGCCTGGCACTAAATTGATGTCGTGGAGCAGTGGTGAATCAGAGACTGGGCAAGATGGGTAACGCCATGCGAGGTGTTATTGCCTTCATTCCCTCCGAGCGCTGTCAACGTTTCCTAGTAGGGGACCTAAAGGAGATGCCACCTGATCGGACCCTGGACCTGAGCAGCCGGCAGCTGCGCCGGCTGCCTGTTGCTGCCTGTGTTTTCAATGAGCTGGTGAAACTCTACCTGAGCGACAACAACCTCAGCAGCTTACCTGCTGAACTGCAGGACCTGAAGAAGCTGCAGCTCCTGGCCCTTGACTTCAACTGCTTTGAAGAGCTCCCTGCTGTTGTTTGCAGATTGCCCCAGCTCAGCATCCTTTACCTGGGCAACAACAGGCTTTACAGCCTCCCCAGAGAACTGAGAGAGCTCAAGGAACTTAGCACTCTGTGGCTGGAGACTAATTGCTTCACAGTTTTCCCCAAGGTGGTTTGTGAGCTCTCTAATCTCAAGACCCTGCACCTTGGTTATAATCAGATACAGAGTTTACCAAAAGAGCTTGGAGGGCTGGAAGAGCTAAGAAGTATCTGGCTTGCTGGGAACCAGCTGGCAGCATTCCCACTAGTGTTGCTGGAAATGCACCTTTTAGCTGTCATTGATGTGGATCGGAACAAAATACGCTACTTCCCAAACCTGACTCACATGCAGGGGTTGAAACTTGTCATCTATGATCACAACCCCTGCGTTAATGCCCCTGCAGTGGGCGAGGGAGTCAGAAGAGTCGGGCGCTGGGCGGACAGCTCGGACGATGAGCAGGAAGATGATGGGTCAAAAGTAGCGAGTGAGACTACAGCAGAGGTCACGGAAGTACACCCCGAGGAGGAGCACAACATTTAGGTTCAAGGAACAAAGTGACCCTCAGCCGTGGCGAGGCCTGGCAGTACAGGATGACGTTCAAGTGGAACACTTAACGCCGAGTGGTGTGTTGTACATCAGGCTGATGGCATTTTGTCCATATATGGTAAAGCCAAGTTGTCGTACAAGTGTAAAAGGGAAGGAAATTtgaatcttaaaataaaaaaatgtttgacatGTCTGGTTACTTACGTTGTATGAAATGTTAGTGTCTTTTTGAATTAGTAAAACTCTCTGTGCCTTCAAATGATTAGCTGAAACAACAGTGACATTGTAAATTGCTTTTCATTTTCCCCATCGTCAGATTTTCTGTTATTCAAAACGTTTGAACTATTGTAACTTATTGTacaagacatacagtatatcttggGAAATTTACAGAATTGCACAGGTTGTAGGATATCTGTGGGATCTAAACAGTACTGGCAAGCATGTATTTCTACTTAATAGCTATTATAGATGTGTTTGCAGGACACTTTTCTATTAAACTGACTGTGCAGTTGGTCAGTATGGCAGGGATTGAGAAAAAGAAAGGATTCATTACGGACATTTTTGTTCGAGCAGAGTGAGATAATATCTATACCTGCTGAGGCTAAATACTGTGAGGATTTTAATACAAGAGATGGATGATTTAAATCAATTAGTGCACTCCTTATCCAGACCAATGCATAATTCATCTGATAGATTGGGGCTGTGGTTTGAATAAAGGCTGCTAATGGGCTTTAATATCATCGTCATAAGGTTCACGATTTGAAACAGATCGTAAATGCAGCTTTCCAATTCCTCAGAGTACCAGGAAAATGTTCAGTAAACAA
Coding sequences within it:
- the lrrc10 gene encoding leucine-rich repeat-containing protein 10; this encodes MGNAMRGVIAFIPSERCQRFLVGDLKEMPPDRTLDLSSRQLRRLPVAACVFNELVKLYLSDNNLSSLPAELQDLKKLQLLALDFNCFEELPAVVCRLPQLSILYLGNNRLYSLPRELRELKELSTLWLETNCFTVFPKVVCELSNLKTLHLGYNQIQSLPKELGGLEELRSIWLAGNQLAAFPLVLLEMHLLAVIDVDRNKIRYFPNLTHMQGLKLVIYDHNPCVNAPAVGEGVRRVGRWADSSDDEQEDDGSKVASETTAEVTEVHPEEEHNI